Proteins encoded within one genomic window of Cyprinus carpio isolate SPL01 chromosome A15, ASM1834038v1, whole genome shotgun sequence:
- the atg16l1 gene encoding LOW QUALITY PROTEIN: autophagy-related protein 16-1 (The sequence of the model RefSeq protein was modified relative to this genomic sequence to represent the inferred CDS: substituted 1 base at 1 genomic stop codon), giving the protein MAGRRVECLWKHHVVEQLKQRDRVQRQAFEEIIHQYNRLFREVXSSGCFFSEHLQTEKYEQQNRHDLSPGVEGGRSDSLQQEMAQMRIKHQEELTELHKKRGELAQSVIELNNQIQQKDKEIQSNEAKMMVYYQQVFYLVGEGRELRNSLADLERANQTLRDEYDALQITFSALEEKLRKTTEDNQELVTRWMAEKAQEANKLNAENEKDSRSQTHSIWMLLKYAFFCTRFKVLMFVNDVVNGSYMCVSRTLSISILWMLFSGWCRDDDIEVLTEDAGKGTGGAGETSPSRQSSRTPSRRASQPPPPAGLLDSISTIFGLSDSVQPGFVPSDSRRRSVNSFSSSPEGAEVPSACADVRVPSTALHVFDAHDGEVNAVRFRSPGCPSACHWRPDVNLKVALTRGVML; this is encoded by the exons ATGGCGGGACGTAGAGTCGAGTGTTTGTGGAAACATCACGTCGTGGAGCAGCTGAAGCAGAGAGACAGAGTTCAGCGTCAGGCCTTTGAGGAGATCATACACCagt ATAACCGGCTGTTTAGAGAAGTCTGATCTTcgggttgttttttttctgaacatcTCCAGACCGAGAAATATGAGCAACAGAACAGACACGACCTCAG tccgGGCGTCGAGGGCGGCCGCAGTGACTCCCTGCAGCAGGAAATGGCTCAGATGAGAATCAAACATCAAGAGGAGCTGACGGAGCTGCACAAGAAACGAGGAGAG ttGGCCCAGAGCGTGATTGAACTAAACAACCAGATTCAGCAGAAAGACAAAGAGATCCAGAGTAATGAAGCCAA aatgatggTGTATTATCAGCAGGTGTTTTATCTTGTAGGAGAGGGTCGCGAGCTCCGCAACTCTCTGGCCGATCTGGAACGAGCCAATCAGACGCTGCGAGATGAGTACGACGCCCTGCAGATCACGTTCAGCGCCCTGGAGGAGAAACTACGGAAAACCACAGAGGACAATCAGGAGCTGGTGACTCGCTGGATGGCCGAGAAAGCGCAGGAGGCCAACAAACTCAACGCTGAGAACGAGAAGGACTCCAGGTCACAAACACATTCAATCTGGATGCTTCTAAAATACGCTTTCTTTTGTACTCGCTTTAAGGTCCTCATGTTTGTAAACGACGTCGTTAACGGCTCGTATATGTGTGTGAGCCGAACACTCTCCATCTc AATCCTCTGGATGCTGTTTTCTGGTTGGTGTAGAGATGATGACATCGAAGTTCTCACAGAGGATGCTGGGAAGGGAACGGGTGGAGCAGGTGAAACGTCACCGAGCAGACAGTCCAGTCGCACAcccag cagACGAGCGTCTCagcctcctcctcctgctggactGCTGGATTCCATCTCTACTATCTTTGG CTTGTCTGATTCTGTCCAACCTGGTTTCGTCCCATCGGACTCCAG GCGTCGCTCGGTGAATTCGTTCAGCTCGTCTCCTGAAGGCGCAGAGGTGCCTTCGGCCTGCGCTGATGTCCGAGTTCCCTCCACTGCGCTCCACGTCTTT